A DNA window from Moorella thermoacetica contains the following coding sequences:
- a CDS encoding spore germination protein, with protein sequence MASPLVDEGKAIALPFQRSLEANLKILQEIFSDCQDVVYRRMKIGGTGGLAALLVYVDGLVDNEIIDTQIVKSLLLEAHQATPAFTPDGKFFYQVRDSLLTVANVREIANFREAAFCILSGFALLILEGSNKGLALEVCGWEHRGVEEPQNEAVIRGPRDGFSESFRTNTALLRRRLRDPQLKLKTYFLGRRSQTAVGLLYLKGVVDPELVAEVEGRLKNIDIDGILDSGFIEQLIEDCWYSPFAQIQSTERPDEAAAALLEGRVIVLTDNTPFALLIPATFNSLMHSPEDFYHRWLISFLIRSLRFLGTVLALILPSLYIAMVSFSPEMIPTSLAISIGAGREGLPFPSIVEALIMEVVLELLREAGIRLPGPLGQTLGVVGALILGQAAVQANIVSSAMVIVVALTAISGFVAPRFDAAIALRILRFFLMVMAAFLGLYGIILGLMLILAHLASLKSFGVPYLQPWAPLRVPDLKDSVYRAAFFKQRWRPFYLKPREVKRIGDRVKKN encoded by the coding sequence GAAGCCAACTTAAAAATCTTACAAGAAATTTTTAGCGATTGCCAGGATGTCGTCTACCGCAGGATGAAAATCGGTGGTACAGGTGGATTGGCAGCTCTATTAGTTTATGTAGATGGCCTGGTAGATAACGAGATTATCGATACCCAAATTGTCAAGTCTCTCTTGCTTGAAGCCCACCAGGCAACCCCTGCCTTCACTCCAGATGGGAAGTTCTTCTACCAGGTGCGTGATTCCTTGTTAACAGTTGCCAATGTCCGGGAGATAGCCAATTTCCGTGAAGCTGCCTTTTGTATTTTAAGTGGCTTTGCTCTCTTGATCCTGGAAGGCAGCAATAAAGGTTTGGCCCTGGAGGTTTGCGGTTGGGAACACCGTGGGGTTGAAGAACCTCAAAACGAGGCGGTGATCCGTGGCCCCCGGGATGGTTTTTCCGAGAGCTTCCGTACTAATACGGCGCTTTTACGGCGGCGCCTCCGCGATCCCCAGCTCAAGCTAAAGACCTATTTTCTAGGGCGGCGCAGCCAGACTGCAGTGGGACTATTGTACTTGAAAGGTGTAGTTGATCCTGAGTTGGTGGCGGAAGTAGAGGGACGACTTAAAAATATTGATATTGACGGCATCCTGGATAGCGGTTTTATCGAACAGTTAATTGAGGACTGCTGGTACTCTCCTTTTGCTCAAATCCAGAGTACAGAAAGACCTGACGAGGCGGCTGCCGCCCTCCTTGAAGGCAGGGTCATAGTCTTAACAGATAATACCCCTTTTGCCCTGCTCATTCCCGCTACCTTTAATTCCCTGATGCACAGCCCGGAGGACTTTTATCATCGCTGGTTGATTTCATTCCTTATCCGGAGCTTGCGTTTTTTGGGAACTGTCCTGGCGCTCATTCTCCCCTCCCTATATATTGCCATGGTTTCCTTTTCTCCGGAAATGATACCCACTTCCCTGGCCATTTCTATAGGTGCCGGGCGGGAAGGGTTGCCTTTTCCCTCAATAGTAGAAGCTTTAATAATGGAGGTTGTCCTGGAGCTTCTCCGAGAAGCAGGGATCCGTTTACCCGGTCCTTTAGGCCAGACCCTGGGCGTAGTGGGAGCCCTGATCCTCGGCCAGGCGGCAGTTCAGGCCAACATCGTCAGTTCTGCCATGGTCATCGTCGTAGCCTTGACAGCTATAAGTGGCTTTGTTGCCCCTAGATTTGATGCCGCCATAGCTTTACGGATTCTCCGTTTCTTTCTTATGGTGATGGCGGCATTTTTAGGACTCTACGGCATCATACTTGGGCTGATGTTAATCCTGGCCCACCTGGCTTCCCTAAAAAGTTTTGGTGTGCCCTACCTTCAACCATGGGCACCGTTACGGGTACCTGATCTTAAAGACAGTGTTTACCGTGCCGCTTTTTTTAAACAACGCTGGCGCCCTTTCTACCTTAAACCACGTGAAGTCAAAAGAATTGGTGACAGGGTGAAGAAAAATTGA
- a CDS encoding GerAB/ArcD/ProY family transporter has product MRERIGTNEATFLIVAAMIEVGTLKGARNIVEKVGVDTWLVSPLETIFSLGAIYLLTALVMKFPDLDLVGFSRRLVSKWLAWLLGLIVLVYWVGLTAEVGRVTADTIKSSLLSHTPDAVVLSSYLLVAAYLAGKGLEPLARASIIIVIFTLPITLLLFALVIPRIHLDNFLPILPHGPWPVIKLALWRISNAEEMSLFLILVPFLKEPRRAWRAASYGFLTVMAVVITIITTCQGVLGVDQLKYTLIPGLTVTQLAEFAGAFIERISLIFISVWIILVFPTASALLWASSYLLGRLLNLKDYKMLAFYQLPVVYYLAWRPGNPFEVKSFFFFLQPLGLVVLVGIPSLLYLVALFRCRAR; this is encoded by the coding sequence TTGCGGGAAAGAATTGGAACGAACGAAGCCACCTTTTTAATTGTTGCGGCAATGATTGAAGTGGGGACGTTAAAAGGGGCCAGGAATATTGTTGAAAAAGTCGGGGTGGACACCTGGCTGGTATCTCCCCTGGAAACTATATTCAGCCTCGGAGCTATTTACCTCCTGACCGCGCTTGTTATGAAATTTCCTGACCTGGACCTAGTTGGTTTTAGCCGCCGCCTGGTAAGCAAGTGGCTGGCCTGGCTTTTAGGTTTAATAGTTTTAGTTTACTGGGTTGGTTTAACGGCCGAGGTCGGCCGGGTAACTGCTGATACTATTAAGAGTTCTTTGTTGTCGCACACACCCGATGCAGTAGTGTTATCTTCTTACCTGCTGGTAGCGGCCTACCTGGCTGGAAAGGGTTTAGAGCCCCTGGCACGTGCTTCTATCATCATTGTTATTTTTACTTTACCCATCACCTTGCTTCTCTTTGCCCTGGTTATACCGCGAATCCATCTGGACAACTTCTTACCCATCTTGCCCCATGGACCCTGGCCGGTGATAAAGCTGGCTTTATGGCGGATTAGTAACGCTGAAGAGATGAGTCTTTTCCTTATCCTGGTTCCTTTTTTAAAGGAACCCCGGCGAGCCTGGCGTGCCGCCAGCTATGGCTTTTTAACAGTCATGGCAGTAGTGATCACCATTATAACTACCTGTCAGGGGGTTCTGGGGGTAGATCAACTGAAGTATACGCTGATTCCAGGTTTAACTGTGACGCAACTGGCAGAATTCGCTGGAGCCTTTATCGAACGGATTAGCCTGATATTCATTTCTGTATGGATTATTTTAGTCTTTCCTACCGCCTCGGCTCTCCTCTGGGCAAGCTCATATTTGCTAGGCCGCCTCTTAAACTTAAAAGACTATAAAATGTTGGCTTTTTACCAGTTACCCGTAGTTTATTACTTAGCCTGGCGGCCCGGTAATCCCTTTGAAGTTAAAAGCTTCTTTTTCTTTCTTCAACCCCTGGGCCTGGTGGTATTGGTAGGCATCCCCTCCTTACTTTATCTTGTTGCCCTTTTTCGTTGTCGCGCTCGGTGA
- a CDS encoding 2-hydroxyacyl-CoA dehydratase family protein: protein MGWLCHYTPVEIFTALGYTPYRLLGREGNNPRAATYLVGNLCPYVQSCLEAAIKQELPLLAGVVIARSCNAMIHLANVWPHYGAGGKTVVLDVPRRFDEDAVFYFSQNLRRLAAELAPPGERQLNEERLWAAITWWEEQRAAWRELLACRAAWEDPPGGKEIMDGLARWQTPLNPQEADKWETVITRLTRQPRVKTARRPRLLLAGSILPRELITMVEECGGLSVFEDSCNGMRLLLAPAARAEGDPYLYLARLYLGGPPCPRMVGDREKRRQYWAAAVDRFRIQGIIYHAMKFCDAAMYDYIALKVFSEKKGLPLLRLDGDFSGGNRGQWQTRLEAFLEMLGVE, encoded by the coding sequence GTGGGTTGGCTGTGCCACTATACGCCGGTAGAAATTTTTACGGCTCTCGGGTACACCCCTTACCGGCTGCTGGGCCGGGAGGGCAATAACCCCCGCGCCGCTACATATCTGGTGGGCAACCTCTGCCCTTATGTCCAGAGCTGCCTCGAGGCAGCCATCAAACAGGAGTTACCCCTCCTGGCCGGCGTCGTAATCGCCCGATCTTGCAATGCCATGATCCACCTGGCTAATGTCTGGCCCCATTATGGTGCAGGGGGTAAGACCGTAGTCCTCGATGTACCCCGCCGGTTCGACGAGGACGCAGTTTTCTATTTCAGCCAGAATCTACGCCGTCTGGCGGCAGAACTAGCTCCCCCTGGGGAGCGACAATTAAATGAAGAACGTTTGTGGGCGGCCATTACCTGGTGGGAAGAACAACGGGCAGCCTGGCGCGAGCTTTTAGCCTGCCGGGCTGCGTGGGAAGACCCTCCCGGCGGGAAAGAAATCATGGACGGGCTGGCCAGGTGGCAAACTCCCCTTAATCCCCAGGAGGCAGATAAATGGGAGACTGTAATTACTCGGTTAACCAGGCAACCCCGGGTGAAAACCGCCCGGCGGCCGCGCCTGCTGCTAGCGGGAAGCATCCTCCCGCGGGAATTGATTACTATGGTGGAAGAGTGCGGCGGTTTATCTGTTTTCGAGGACAGCTGCAATGGCATGCGGCTATTACTGGCCCCCGCCGCCAGGGCCGAGGGTGACCCTTACCTCTACCTGGCCAGGCTCTACCTGGGAGGACCCCCATGTCCCCGGATGGTAGGCGACCGGGAGAAACGACGCCAGTACTGGGCCGCAGCTGTAGACCGGTTCCGTATCCAGGGAATCATTTACCATGCCATGAAGTTCTGCGACGCCGCTATGTACGACTACATAGCCCTGAAGGTTTTTAGTGAAAAAAAGGGGTTACCCCTTCTTCGTCTTGATGGGGATTTCAGCGGCGGTAATCGGGGTCAATGGCAGACGCGGCTGGAAGCCTTTTTAGAAATGCTAGGGGTGGAGTAA
- a CDS encoding DUF441 domain-containing protein, with translation MESTLIILAVLVVAVLGRANTVALAASLLLVLKLLQVDQYIFPFIEKGGTFWGLVLLIAAILVPLARGTVTLRDLGHVFLSWVGLSAFILSLITTYMSGQGLQYLTVQGHSEVMPALILGAVIAAAFLGGVPVGPFITSGVLALLVKLIAKL, from the coding sequence ATGGAATCCACTTTAATTATCCTGGCCGTTCTGGTAGTAGCCGTCCTCGGCCGGGCCAATACTGTAGCCCTGGCCGCCAGCCTTCTACTGGTACTCAAACTTCTGCAGGTGGACCAGTATATCTTCCCCTTTATAGAGAAGGGTGGTACCTTCTGGGGCCTGGTGCTGTTAATAGCTGCTATTCTGGTTCCCCTGGCCCGGGGTACAGTCACCCTGCGGGATCTGGGGCATGTTTTTCTTTCCTGGGTGGGACTTTCCGCCTTTATTTTATCCCTAATTACCACCTATATGAGCGGCCAGGGGTTGCAATACTTGACGGTCCAGGGCCATAGCGAGGTGATGCCGGCCCTAATCTTGGGAGCAGTAATTGCGGCAGCCTTCCTGGGCGGTGTTCCGGTAGGCCCCTTCATCACCTCCGGGGTCCTCGCCCTGCTGGTAAAGCTGATCGCCAAATTATGA
- a CDS encoding Ger(x)C family spore germination protein: MTLTGLTVDEAISNAATRSERRIFLGHQKVIIIGKELARRHNLMEVLDFWPRNREGYLAITVLLTDGRAGDLFTAQPKFARSVSMFLQEQAERQLRTSRFIKHNLSDLIATVNAGRDILIARAALVKGKDAPELQVSGTGVIKEGKLVGWLNPAETQAAVWVSGEFKGGEILALPIPELARILSLKLNKIKADVHPQFTGEGVSMAIKLDINADITETMGNRSPLGAKDLPLIESQAGEEIKQRVQQVVGRLQREYQADVLGFGHKIEQSNPRLWENIKNNWRQIFMQMPVSVDVKIKIRHTGMVS; this comes from the coding sequence TTGACCTTAACCGGGCTTACTGTAGATGAGGCCATATCCAACGCTGCTACCAGATCTGAACGCAGGATCTTTTTAGGCCACCAAAAGGTGATAATCATAGGTAAGGAATTGGCGAGACGCCACAACCTCATGGAAGTGCTGGATTTCTGGCCTCGCAACCGCGAGGGATACCTGGCGATCACGGTACTGTTAACCGATGGGCGAGCCGGCGATTTGTTTACCGCCCAGCCAAAATTTGCCCGTAGTGTTAGCATGTTTTTGCAGGAGCAGGCTGAACGCCAGTTGAGGACTTCTCGTTTTATCAAACATAACCTGTCCGACTTGATTGCAACCGTTAATGCCGGGAGGGATATTTTGATAGCGCGAGCGGCTCTGGTGAAAGGAAAAGATGCCCCGGAATTACAGGTAAGCGGGACGGGAGTAATAAAAGAAGGAAAACTGGTTGGCTGGCTCAATCCGGCGGAAACCCAGGCGGCTGTCTGGGTTTCCGGGGAATTTAAGGGGGGCGAGATCCTGGCTCTGCCTATACCTGAACTTGCCCGCATTTTAAGTCTTAAGCTCAACAAGATAAAGGCGGATGTCCACCCTCAATTTACAGGAGAAGGCGTTAGCATGGCTATCAAATTAGATATTAACGCCGACATTACGGAAACAATGGGTAACAGGTCGCCCCTGGGGGCAAAGGATCTACCCCTGATAGAGTCGCAAGCTGGCGAAGAGATTAAACAACGAGTCCAGCAGGTGGTAGGAAGGTTGCAACGGGAATACCAGGCTGATGTTCTTGGGTTCGGGCATAAAATTGAGCAAAGTAACCCTCGTCTGTGGGAAAACATTAAGAATAACTGGCGGCAAATTTTTATGCAGATGCCTGTATCAGTGGATGTAAAGATTAAAATTCGTCATACGGGCATGGTGAGCTAG
- a CDS encoding acyltransferase, giving the protein MGKPHIGEVDYLRVFGLITIVLIHAWGFYLLMPVASPYSRIAQELGVNLLRFGRQIFMFITGLVLFYNYSGRKLNLNRFFSRRLKNLAIPYVIWTAFYLILKRSSGMLNWTGFGGFLTLWWQNVLNGNGYSHLYYILVAIQFYLFFPWLVALFKPRRPGMTAEIIIGLGLALYALYFYLFEVRQDLVGAAVAGTPLAGITGWLFLYKDRLLVSYFPYYLLGALAGLHLDSWRRWLQDHLEVAVAFLVIAASLVISEYFYYYRRQGQPWALTISVFKPSIYLYSLAIITVFFQLSFYLERRGFLRWLVSPLAANSLGIYLLHPAILFIFNSYFWNYVHLPGFLLAILEPAAAIVISGAISTLLGSNRYTRFIVGEAGNLRNSFPWGKWREHRAVLHGVGRES; this is encoded by the coding sequence ATGGGGAAACCCCATATTGGCGAGGTCGATTACCTGCGAGTTTTCGGCCTGATAACCATTGTTTTGATCCATGCCTGGGGATTTTACCTGTTGATGCCGGTGGCCAGTCCTTACAGCCGTATCGCCCAGGAATTGGGCGTTAACCTGCTTCGCTTTGGCCGCCAGATTTTCATGTTCATTACCGGCCTGGTTCTTTTTTATAACTACAGCGGTCGTAAACTGAATCTCAATCGCTTCTTCAGCCGCCGGCTAAAAAACCTGGCCATCCCCTATGTTATCTGGACAGCTTTCTACCTGATCCTCAAACGTTCTTCCGGAATGCTCAACTGGACCGGCTTTGGCGGTTTTCTAACTTTATGGTGGCAAAATGTCCTGAACGGCAATGGTTACAGCCATCTCTATTACATCCTGGTAGCTATTCAATTTTATTTGTTTTTCCCTTGGCTCGTCGCCCTTTTTAAGCCCCGCCGCCCGGGAATGACGGCGGAGATTATTATCGGGTTGGGCCTGGCCCTGTATGCCCTGTACTTTTACCTCTTTGAGGTCCGGCAGGACTTGGTAGGGGCGGCGGTTGCCGGTACCCCCCTGGCTGGTATTACCGGCTGGTTGTTCCTCTATAAAGATCGCCTGCTAGTCTCCTATTTTCCTTACTACCTCCTGGGAGCCCTGGCCGGCCTGCACCTGGATTCATGGCGGCGATGGCTGCAGGACCACCTGGAAGTAGCTGTGGCCTTTCTAGTAATTGCGGCCAGCCTGGTTATCAGTGAGTATTTTTATTACTACCGGCGCCAGGGCCAGCCCTGGGCTCTGACCATCAGCGTTTTTAAACCCAGTATTTACCTGTACAGCCTGGCAATCATCACCGTTTTTTTTCAATTGTCTTTTTACCTTGAGCGCCGGGGTTTCCTGCGCTGGCTGGTTTCCCCCCTGGCAGCCAATTCTCTGGGAATTTACTTGCTTCACCCAGCGATATTATTTATTTTTAACAGCTATTTCTGGAATTACGTGCACCTGCCCGGTTTCTTGCTGGCTATCCTGGAACCTGCGGCAGCAATCGTTATCTCGGGAGCCATCAGCACCCTGCTGGGCAGTAACCGCTACACCCGCTTTATTGTTGGTGAAGCCGGGAATCTAAGGAATAGTTTCCCGTGGGGTAAGTGGCGGGAGCACAGGGCCGTTCTCCACGGTGTAGGCCGGGAAAGCTGA